The DNA sequence GAAGAAGAAAAAGGAGAGGCAAGTATTGTATTGGAAATGAGCGATGAAAATTTTTTGAAACTAGCATCGGGTAATCTCAATCCAACAGTTGCTTATATGGGTGGAAAGATCAAAATAAAAGGTGATTTATCATTAGCGCTAAAGCTCCAATCACTGTTGAAAAAGTTTACGTAAATGATACGAGTGAATTGCTTTCAAAGGCAATTTACTCGTTTTTTTTCTATATATAGAATAAAGTGAATGACACATATAATGTTAATTAGGGTACATTTTCTACCGAAATTAGGTGGTGGACATTTCGCCACGTGTAGTTGAGGAAGAGCACTAATTAGATGGTGTGGGAGAATCTACTAATCAAATTGAAAAGACTAATTTCTAGCCAGTGAAGCTAAAAATTAGTCTTTTTTGATTGCTATATATACATCTATTTCATTCTGATCGTTTCTTTCTTCATTGCCTTTTCATCTACTTTATCTTCAATCACTCTGATCGCTTTTTCGTCTTTTAAAAGCTGTTCTTTATTTTCGTTTACTAACTCATCAAAACTTTTATTAAAGCGCTTTCTCATTTGAGATCATTCCTTTGTCTGAGTTTTATTTAATTTAATTATAATAGTTTTCACTATCAAAAGTTGTGAAAGCTGTTACAACTTTTTGAACATTCTGAATGAATGATGCAAACCTGTGCTCATACAATGATAATCATTCGAAGGATATCATATTGATTCCATTTTATCCTTATCTAGGCTGATAGGCAAACGATCTGTTCTCAGTAAGTGTAATAAGAGTTTAATGGACTTCATAAGCTATGAAAAAATAATTAATACATACTGTGAAAACACATTTTTATTTATCCACAGAGTTATCCACTAAACTGGTATTGTTATGAAAAGAATATATAACGTTACCCACATTATCCACAATTTTTATCCAGAAGAAAAAAATTGACACGAAAAAAATGAAAGCTTATTATATCGGGTTTCTTATATTTTATCCACACTGTTAACAAGTTTGTGGATAAGTTAAGTGTGGACAACTGACCCGGTAATGACTTTATTAATAAATTCTAGTAAAATAAAAATGAATAACGATTCACTTGGAGGCGTGATAATGGAACAAATCTCAAATGGTATTTATAAATTGACAATACCTACACCATTTTTAGTTGGACCAGTTAATACATATTTAATCGAAGGTGATTCATTAACTTTAGTGGACGTTGGACCAAATACGGTTGAAGCTTGGGAAGAGACAAAAGCGCAATTACAGCAAGTGAACAAAAAAGTGGAAGATATAGAAAACATCATTTTGACACATCATCACCCTGATCATATAGGAATGATAGAAAAATTCCTACCATTTGCAACGGTATATGCCCATAGAAAAGTAAAGCCGTGGATTACGAAGGATAAGCAGTTTTTGTTCAATGCACTGCAATTTTATGAAGAACTATACACTTCTCACGGTGTTCCCGATGCGTTCATTACTAACATGTTAGAGAAAAAAGAGAGCTATATGAATTTTTCATCAATAGGGAGAGTCGATGTTGAAATAAAAGAAGGAAGTCGACTACATTTTTTACGTGAATGGTCCGTTATTGAAACACCTGGGCATGCACAAAGTCATATTTCACTATATAGAAAAAGTGATGGTGTTTTGATAGCAGGAGATCATCTCATTGACCATATTTCATCAAATGCCATTATTGAACCAACGTATGAGGGGGAGAAAAAAAGAGCCGAACCATTACTGGATTATCGACGTTCCTTACAGAAATGTCTTGATATGAAAGTTGCCTATTCTGGTCATGGAGCTGAAATTGACAATATAGATGAGCTAATAAAAAAGAGGATAAATGAACAAGATAAGAAAGCGATGCAATTTAAAAAAATGTTATCGGACAAGCCAAAAACGTGCTTTGAGCTTTGCATGGAAAAATATCATTACATTTATGAAAAGCAGCCGGATTTAACTTTCTCAGAAACTTTAGGTCATTTAGATTTACTCCAATCGAGAAAAGAAATAAAGCAAAATGTTATTAATGGTTTAATTTACTACTCACAGTAAGGGCTCTTTATTTTTTTTGAAAACGATAATTGATAAAATAAATGCAAAGCAAACTATTCGTGTAGAGATGGGAGGGACATTTTATGAGTAAAGAGGACAAGCAAGGTAGCTGGTTACGCCGTGGGTTCCTTCTGGGAGCGGTAGCAGGATCCATTTACATCTTGGCGAATAAAAAGACACGTTCGAAGGTTATAAACGGAATAGGTGAATGTACGACTAAGACGAAGCAGTGGATTGAAGTGATTAAAGAGAATCGTGAAGAAATTGTCGAGCAGCTAAGGGCATCAAGTAATACAATCTCATCCGTTGTAGAAGATGCATCAGATGATATTCAACAAATAGTAGAAACGACGCAACATATGAAGCAACATACGAGTACGTTGTTGGGCACGCTACAAGATACAAAACATGAATTTCAACAATTAGCTGCAAATATAAAAAGTAAAAACACGATTGATACACAGGATGCACAAGCACTACTGCCAGAGTATGATGAGCGTAACTAAACCAGCAATTTTGCAAACAGTAGAATGCATAACATTAGGTGGCAAACGGCATCTAAATTTCGTGGGCACTGAAACAGGTTGATTACCTTTTCAGTGCTTTCTTTTTTTAGAAGGGTCGGTATGATTGGAATTGTGTTTTGGGAAAATATTACATTAACCAATGTAGTAGCATTTATTATATGTTATAATTGCTGAAAGACTAAAAAAGGTGTGATTTAATGTCTATCTTAAATGCAACTTACCAGTATCAAGACACTTATTTTTTCGTTTTTCATCCAACGTTCTTATTAATGATTGGAATTGGCATTGCCTTGCTAGCTACTATCTTTTATATTTATAAAAAAAAGACAATAGTTAAATGAATTTTATAATTATCCTCCCTTACAGGCCAAGTGTTTAAAATTTTCTTATCTTTTGAAACCTAAATGTCGAATTTAGTATTTAGTACCAAATAATTAAGACGTTTTGTTCAAATTATTGTTGATTGAAACGAAAGGGTACGAGACGTCTGCGGGAAAAGCAAGAGCTGAAGATCCATCGGGGTGGGGTTCCCCGATTAGCTGAAGCCTTGCCCGCGACAAGCGAGTATCCTGAAGTGAAAATCAACAACAAAGTTAAGTAGACCAGCAAATTTTTTAATGAGAAGATTTTTTTTGAAAAGTGAATATCTAAATTGATTCAATTAAAGAATAGGTAAAAAAGTATGGGTGGATTTCCCTTTAAAGGTTGTAAGAAACCCCTAAAAACTAGCTTATGAGAGAGCTAGTTTTTTCATGTTTCTAAAATTTGTTGCTACCAGCAGCGTTACATTTGAGATCTTTCAAATACATTTTAGAGGCTGAAACACCGCTTACCGATGAGCAACAACTTCCCCCTTACTTTCTTCTACGATAAAAAATTTCTAATATAGGCAACTCATAGAAATATGTTTAATCTGATTTAATTAAGGAAAAAGTCTTGTACAAGCTTATAAAGGGGGAATCACTTTTATGGATTTTAAAAGTCATTTAAAGGAATTGGAGAAACATAGGTGTACGGAGAATAAATGTGTATTATCAGTATACTTAAATACGGATCGAGCAAGTGCAGACCAACAACGGGGAGAATGGAAGATCCGCTTAAAAAACGGGCTAAAGAGATTACAAGAATACATCGCATTGTCTAGTGATGAGAACCAATTAAGAAGCTATAAAAAGCTGCGTCAAAAAGTTGAGAAAGAAATTATCGGAAATCAATCTCGTTTGTCTAAAGGAGTTGCAATTTTTGCATCAGAGGAAGAGGGAAATAGCCTTTGGTCGGTTCACTATTTACAGCTCCCTATAAAAAGCCGTTTTTATTGGGAACGAAGGCCCAAGATTGACCAACTTCTTGATTTAACAAAAGCATATCCAAAGAGTGGTATTATCCTTCCGAACCTTGATGAAGTAAAAGTAATAGATGCAGAGTTAGGAGAAATTAAAGAGAAAAAGCGGTTTGAATTTGATCCAGAAACGGAAGAATGGACAGCAAAAGAGGGATTAGCGTCTTCAGCAAGGGTGGCTTCAAGTGCGAGTCACATAGACGATGTAAAGCAACGTTATGCAGAAAACCATCACCGCTTTTACAAAGAGGTTGCTACAATCATTGAAAAAATGCGGAACAAACGGAAATGGGAGAAGCTTTACTTAGTAGGTGATACTGAAATGGTGAGAGCCTTACAGGAAAAAATGGACATTCATATTAACAAAATAGTCCATAAAAACTTAAATAATCGAGATGAATCGAAAGTGTTAAATGAGATTTATGGATAATTTATAATAAGAGGGTGAATATAAAGGGGGCTAATGTGCCCCTTCAGATTCACCCTCATCTCATATGATAGATTTAGCATTTATTAAAAGGCACCAGAGCCACCGCCGCCTCCTCCTACTCCACCTCCACCACCACCGGTGAAGGTAGAACCGGAGCTTCCGGAGCTCATAGAACCTAAGCTATTGTTTGTAGATTGAAAGGAAGAAGATGTACTTTGTGACATTAATGCAAGCGCATAAAAGCTAAATGTAGGATCAAAAGCAGCTGCTGAATTGCTATTGAAATGGGTTTGATTAGCTTCAAAATGCTTTAATAACTCTCTATTTTTCTTTTTGAGATCATCTTCTCCGATGCCAAGTGCAAATAAGAAAGCCCTCATTTGCTCATCCTCAGACCATGAATCCCAATATTCATGGCTCAACTGACGATAATGTTGTTTAAACTGCTGCCACTGATAAAAAATTAAGCTACCTTTATAAGTTTTAGGGTTATAAATAATGCCATACAAAAGGTAGGCAAGCGCGATAACGCCAGTAGTAGCCACATAACCAAACAATTCATTCATCCCAAATAAAATGAATAATGGGGTCAAGAATAAGCTTGAGCTAGAGATCATTGCTCGATACCAACTTTTGTTTTCATAGAGATTATTTTCGTTAATTTCTTTTTTAATTGCGCTTTTCCACTTATTCAATCTCTCTAAATAATTGGAGCTATTATTGTTATATTTTCCGTATGCCTTCAATTGTTTTAATGAAAACCTTTGGCCATCACCAACTCGCTCAAACAGCCAAGCAATAAGAATTTCCTCATGCTCTAATAGTGCATTACTATGAACAAGTTCAAAGGTTTTTTCTTCTACTTGCTTTACATTCCCTTTTCTAACTAAATCCAACAGTGCAGCCGCCATTGCATTGCTTGAAAGTTGGTGATAATTCGTAAGAGAAATCGTAGCGGGCAAACTTAACTCCGTCAAAGGAGGGCGATCAACTTTTTCTAGTTCTCTTGCTATAGAGATCTGTTTACTTCGGTATTTTAAGTAGTCCTTTAAAAAGATAAAAAATAGTACAGCTGCGAGTAATGGTAAAACGGTATTACCAAATGAGGAATAAAATTCTCGTTTTTCTTCTGCTTCCTGTATTGCCGCATAGCGTGCTTCCTCTTCAGCAATAATTGTCTCTTTCAATTCTCCTTTTAGTAGCGGTGCAGAAGGGAAGAACTCGCTCGGATAAGCTACTCTAATGTTCGCATCGCGATTACTTCTTACTTTTCCTAAATCAAAAATAACTGATCCGTCTTCCACAATTTTCTCTTTTTCAAACGCCTCATCGTAACCAATCGCAATAACGGAATCGGTTGAAACATTTGTTGAAGTTGTAGGTGGCATTACTTCTATCTTCAAGCTTTCGTAATCTGATTCGTTTTGAGAATCAATGAATGCCCAATAAAATTGGCCAACGTCTTCATAAACCTGTACGCCATTTTTTATCGTATAAGTAAGTGTAATCTCAATGGTTTCGTCGCTGCCAGACCGGTGGATTCGGTGTGTGTAGCCATCCGATTCAATTGTTAATGGTTCACTATTTTCAACCGCGTGAAGGTCAATAATTTCTGCGTTAATGTCTTGATTTGGTACAAGACCTCGTATAATACCATTGAATTCACCATTAAATGTGTATATGTTTGTTTCGGTTACACTAACATCACCATTTTCTAGAAGCTCAGCTTGAATGTGGAGACTATCAATCGTATAGTCGACAGCTAGAACTTTACTTGGAACAAATAGTAGTAATAACAGCATGGTTATACTAGTTAGCATGAAAACTTTTTTCTTGAACATGTATTTTCACCTCTTATTTGTATGTACGGATGAACGAGGGGAAAAGTTTCTTTTAAGCGTGAATTCATGTGAGTTGTAGGGGCGGTTGTGTGTGAAAGGGAAGCATGATTATTCTAAGCGCCCCATTCTAAAGGGAAAAATTATGTAGAAAGGCGCACAAATCGAAATAGCGAGCCATTGAGAGGAAGAAAAAGCAATAGAATGGCCAGCAAAATAAAATAGCGCCCCATTCTAAAGGGAAAATATATGTAGAAAGGCGCACAAATCCAAATAGTGGGCCATTGAGAGGAAGAAAAAGCAATAGAGTGGCCAGCAAAATAAAATAGCGCCCCATTCTAAAGGAAAAATATATGTAGAAAGGCGCACAAATCGAAATAGCGGGCCATTGAGAGAAAGAAAAAGCAATAGAATGGCCAGCAAAATAAAATAGCGCCCCATTCTAAAGGGAAAAATTATGTAGAAAGGCGCACAAGTCGAAATAGCGGGCCATTGAGAGAAAGAAAAAGCAATAGAATGGCCAGCAAAATAAAATAGCGCCCCATTCTAAAGGGAAAAATTATG is a window from the Evansella cellulosilytica DSM 2522 genome containing:
- a CDS encoding SCP2 sterol-binding domain-containing protein, with protein sequence MGVKEKFQALTEKANENLDYLEDKRTVYQFNLSGEQGGTYQLHLNGKQGVDFFEEEKGEASIVLEMSDENFLKLASGNLNPTVAYMGGKIKIKGDLSLALKLQSLLKKFT
- a CDS encoding FbpB family small basic protein; amino-acid sequence: MRKRFNKSFDELVNENKEQLLKDEKAIRVIEDKVDEKAMKKETIRMK
- a CDS encoding MBL fold metallo-hydrolase → MEQISNGIYKLTIPTPFLVGPVNTYLIEGDSLTLVDVGPNTVEAWEETKAQLQQVNKKVEDIENIILTHHHPDHIGMIEKFLPFATVYAHRKVKPWITKDKQFLFNALQFYEELYTSHGVPDAFITNMLEKKESYMNFSSIGRVDVEIKEGSRLHFLREWSVIETPGHAQSHISLYRKSDGVLIAGDHLIDHISSNAIIEPTYEGEKKRAEPLLDYRRSLQKCLDMKVAYSGHGAEIDNIDELIKKRINEQDKKAMQFKKMLSDKPKTCFELCMEKYHYIYEKQPDLTFSETLGHLDLLQSRKEIKQNVINGLIYYSQ
- a CDS encoding YtxH domain-containing protein — its product is MSKEDKQGSWLRRGFLLGAVAGSIYILANKKTRSKVINGIGECTTKTKQWIEVIKENREEIVEQLRASSNTISSVVEDASDDIQQIVETTQHMKQHTSTLLGTLQDTKHEFQQLAANIKSKNTIDTQDAQALLPEYDERN
- a CDS encoding VLRF1 family aeRF1-type release factor, encoding MDFKSHLKELEKHRCTENKCVLSVYLNTDRASADQQRGEWKIRLKNGLKRLQEYIALSSDENQLRSYKKLRQKVEKEIIGNQSRLSKGVAIFASEEEGNSLWSVHYLQLPIKSRFYWERRPKIDQLLDLTKAYPKSGIILPNLDEVKVIDAELGEIKEKKRFEFDPETEEWTAKEGLASSARVASSASHIDDVKQRYAENHHRFYKEVATIIEKMRNKRKWEKLYLVGDTEMVRALQEKMDIHINKIVHKNLNNRDESKVLNEIYG
- a CDS encoding DUF2207 domain-containing protein produces the protein MFKKKVFMLTSITMLLLLLFVPSKVLAVDYTIDSLHIQAELLENGDVSVTETNIYTFNGEFNGIIRGLVPNQDINAEIIDLHAVENSEPLTIESDGYTHRIHRSGSDETIEITLTYTIKNGVQVYEDVGQFYWAFIDSQNESDYESLKIEVMPPTTSTNVSTDSVIAIGYDEAFEKEKIVEDGSVIFDLGKVRSNRDANIRVAYPSEFFPSAPLLKGELKETIIAEEEARYAAIQEAEEKREFYSSFGNTVLPLLAAVLFFIFLKDYLKYRSKQISIARELEKVDRPPLTELSLPATISLTNYHQLSSNAMAAALLDLVRKGNVKQVEEKTFELVHSNALLEHEEILIAWLFERVGDGQRFSLKQLKAYGKYNNNSSNYLERLNKWKSAIKKEINENNLYENKSWYRAMISSSSLFLTPLFILFGMNELFGYVATTGVIALAYLLYGIIYNPKTYKGSLIFYQWQQFKQHYRQLSHEYWDSWSEDEQMRAFLFALGIGEDDLKKKNRELLKHFEANQTHFNSNSAAAFDPTFSFYALALMSQSTSSSFQSTNNSLGSMSSGSSGSTFTGGGGGGVGGGGGGSGAF